Within the Pseudomonas sp. SL4(2022) genome, the region TGGTGGACCTGGCGCAGTCGGAAGACTCGCCGCTGGTCGACAGCCTGCTGGAGAGTGCCTCGGCCCCAGTGCTGTTTGGCGAAGGCCACGCCCCGGAGCGCCATTCGGAAAACTATCCGCGCTGGGAGCGCCGCCTGTTCGGTAAGTTGAAAAAGCTGGTCGGCGATCCATCGCAGGCTGTTGGTCCGAGCCTGGAAGCCTTGTTGGCAGAAGCGCAACGACCTTCGCGTCTGGACCTGCCGGCTGCGCTGGCGGACACCCCGCTGGTTGCCGGTGAACCGGCGCGCCAGGTGTGGTTGCTGGCGGCCTCTCTGGGCGGCCCAGCTGCCGTAAAAGCCTTTCTCGATGCCTTGCCGGGCGGTCTGCCGGTGGGCTTTGTCTATGCCCAGCATATTGATGCGAGTTTCGAGAGTGCACTGCCGCAAGCGGTGGGCCGCCACAGCCAGTGGCATGTGAATCCGGCGCGGCATGGCGACGCGGTGCGTTGCGGTGAAGTGGTGGTTGTGCCTATCAGCCATGAGCTTGGCTTCAGCGATGACGGCCAGATGCAGATATCCGAGCGCGGCTGGCCAGAACCCTACAGTCCATCGATCGACCAGATGATGCTCAACCTGGCTCAGCATTTTGCTGCCATGAGTGGGGTAATTGCCTTCAGCGGCATGGGCAGTGATGGCAGTGCCGCTGCCGCCTATGTACGCCGTCAGGGCGGTTTGATCTGGACTCAACGTGCCGACAGTTGCGTCTGTCCAAGTATGCCGGACAGCCTGCGTGAAGGTGGTTACAGCAGCCATAGCGGTGACCCGCGTGAGCTGGCCGAGGCGTTGGTCAATCACCTGGCCGAGCAGTGCCGATAATCCGGGCTGAGCCCTGAACAGGAAATTTTCATGAGCCAAGCCGTCGCCAACCAGAACAGCGCCAACAGCCTGACCGGCCTGTTAATGCCGCTGACTGACCGTACTCTGCTGCTGCCTAACGTCGCAGTAGCCGAGCTGATTCCCTATCGCGCGCCACAGGTCAGTGAAGGCCTGCCCAGTTGGTTCCTCGGGCAGATTGCCTGGCGCGATTTACGCCTGCCGCTGCTGTCGTTCGAAGCGGCATCGGATGGCCAGGTCAGCGTTAGCCCCGGCTCGCGCGTGGCGGTGATCAACGCCCTCGGCGGTCGCCCGGCGGTGAAGTTTATTGCTGTGCTGGTGCAAGGTATTCCGCGTTCGATCAAGGTTGGTGACGAGTTGGTACGAGCCGATGTTGCCCTGGCACCGCTGGAGCTGGATGCGGTGCAGTTTGGTGAAACCGTGCTGAAAATTCCGGACCTGATCGGCCTGGAGCAAAAACTGGCAGATGCCGGCTTGATCTGACCGAAAGGCAAACAAAAAGCCCGCATATGCGGGCTTTTTTATGACTAGAGCTAAGAGCCTTTATACGCTCTCGCGAGCGAGAGTCCTGCAAGGCCAAAACGGCGAGGAAGCGGAGTGTACTTTTGTACATGAGCATTCCGAGCCGGTTTTTAACGCAGCAGGGCCGACGCGCAGCAGATCGTAGGACGGCTCTTAGAAATCGCCCCACAGCTGTTGCGCGACGCTTAACGCCACCACCGGCGCGGTCTCCGTACGCAGCACCCGTGGGCCGAGGCGGGCCGCATGGAAACCCTGGGCTTTCGCCTGGTTCACTTCGTTGTCGCTCAGGCCGCCTTCCGGGCCGATCAGAAAGGCCAGCGATTGAGGCTGCGGGTGAATGGCCCAGGGTTCAGCGACCGGGTGCAGCACCAGCTTGAGATCGGCCGATACCTGCGTCAGCCAGTCTGCAAGGCTGATGGGCGGATGAATGATCGGCAGCACCGAGCGGCCGCATTGTTCACAGGCGCTGATTGCCACCTGGCGCCAGTGCGCCATGCGCTTGTCGGCGCGTTCATCCTTGAGGCGCACTTCACAGCGCTCGCTGACAATCAGGCTGATTTCATTGGCACCCAGCTCGGTGGCTTTCTGAATCGCCCAGTCCATGCGCTCGCCACGTGACAGGCCCTGGCCCAGATGAACATGCAAGGGTGATTCGCTCTGGCCGGCAAAGGCTTCGCGTAACTCGACGCGCACGCTTTTCTTGCCCACCTCGATCAGCTCACCCTGGTATTCCTGGCCGCTGCCATCGAACAATTGCACCGCATCGCCTACGGCATGCCGCAGCACACGGCCGATATAGTGGGCCTGGGCTTCGGGCAATTCGTGCTGGCCGAGGGAGAGGGGGGCATCGATAAAGAAACGGGATAGGCGCATAAGACGTGAACCTAGGGTAAAGGCGCG harbors:
- a CDS encoding chemotaxis protein CheB produces the protein MSEKTAARIAVIADTSLQRHVLQQALTGSGYQVVMNSDPARLDQDTLSACETDLWLVDLAQSEDSPLVDSLLESASAPVLFGEGHAPERHSENYPRWERRLFGKLKKLVGDPSQAVGPSLEALLAEAQRPSRLDLPAALADTPLVAGEPARQVWLLAASLGGPAAVKAFLDALPGGLPVGFVYAQHIDASFESALPQAVGRHSQWHVNPARHGDAVRCGEVVVVPISHELGFSDDGQMQISERGWPEPYSPSIDQMMLNLAQHFAAMSGVIAFSGMGSDGSAAAAYVRRQGGLIWTQRADSCVCPSMPDSLREGGYSSHSGDPRELAEALVNHLAEQCR
- a CDS encoding chemotaxis protein CheW, encoding MSQAVANQNSANSLTGLLMPLTDRTLLLPNVAVAELIPYRAPQVSEGLPSWFLGQIAWRDLRLPLLSFEAASDGQVSVSPGSRVAVINALGGRPAVKFIAVLVQGIPRSIKVGDELVRADVALAPLELDAVQFGETVLKIPDLIGLEQKLADAGLI
- a CDS encoding 16S rRNA (uracil(1498)-N(3))-methyltransferase encodes the protein MRLSRFFIDAPLSLGQHELPEAQAHYIGRVLRHAVGDAVQLFDGSGQEYQGELIEVGKKSVRVELREAFAGQSESPLHVHLGQGLSRGERMDWAIQKATELGANEISLIVSERCEVRLKDERADKRMAHWRQVAISACEQCGRSVLPIIHPPISLADWLTQVSADLKLVLHPVAEPWAIHPQPQSLAFLIGPEGGLSDNEVNQAKAQGFHAARLGPRVLRTETAPVVALSVAQQLWGDF